The following are from one region of the Pseudomonas putida genome:
- a CDS encoding CoA transferase encodes MSQALPLAGIRVIDYSHFLAGPYVGRCLAALGAEVIKVERPGSGDAGRQHAFTLDEQQSGYFLQLNMGKQGVSVNMKDPRGKAFMQRLTDSADVFIENYRPGALDKLGLGYAELSARNPRLVYCSISAYGHTGPDAHRAGFGLIAEAKSGIMQMVGVPGEAPPLLRISLGDMYTGIHAVAAINAALLGRVSSGRGQHIDMALYDTLVSMHEYAVQCYTLSDGTVLPEQTGHDMPTSTLYGVFRAADGDLVIAAQVDDAWKRFAAMLEANGGPPGFGSDSRYHSLNGRNAHRQAILAVVRDWVGARRVADILQLLDGIDIPSAKVQRIDEVVADPQIQARNMVIEQQHPRYGTLRLPNLPFRFSDCDTTIHQVAPDLGQHNAEVATGLGFSPEEITAMQADGVLFTHGDAR; translated from the coding sequence ATGAGCCAGGCATTGCCATTGGCGGGTATCCGCGTCATCGACTATAGCCACTTCCTCGCCGGGCCCTATGTGGGCCGCTGCCTGGCAGCACTGGGCGCCGAGGTAATCAAGGTCGAACGGCCGGGCAGCGGCGATGCCGGCCGCCAGCACGCCTTCACCCTCGACGAGCAGCAGAGCGGTTACTTCCTGCAGCTGAACATGGGCAAACAAGGGGTCAGCGTGAACATGAAAGACCCGCGCGGCAAAGCGTTCATGCAGCGCCTGACCGACTCGGCCGATGTGTTCATCGAAAACTATCGCCCCGGCGCCCTGGACAAACTGGGCCTGGGCTATGCCGAGCTGTCGGCGCGCAACCCGCGCCTGGTGTACTGTTCGATCTCCGCCTACGGCCACACCGGGCCGGATGCCCACCGTGCCGGCTTCGGGCTGATTGCCGAGGCCAAGAGCGGGATCATGCAGATGGTCGGCGTGCCTGGCGAAGCGCCGCCGTTGCTGCGCATTTCCCTGGGCGACATGTACACCGGCATCCATGCCGTGGCGGCGATCAATGCGGCGCTGCTGGGCCGGGTAAGCAGTGGCCGTGGCCAGCACATCGACATGGCCCTGTACGACACGCTGGTGTCGATGCATGAGTATGCGGTGCAGTGCTACACCTTGTCCGATGGCACCGTCCTGCCCGAACAGACTGGCCATGACATGCCGACCTCCACCTTGTACGGCGTGTTTCGCGCCGCCGATGGCGATCTGGTGATCGCTGCCCAGGTGGACGACGCCTGGAAGCGCTTTGCCGCGATGCTCGAAGCCAACGGTGGCCCGCCCGGGTTCGGCAGCGACAGCCGCTATCACAGCCTCAATGGCCGCAACGCCCATCGCCAGGCGATCCTGGCCGTGGTGCGTGACTGGGTCGGCGCGCGCCGGGTGGCCGATATCCTGCAATTGCTCGATGGCATCGACATTCCCAGCGCCAAGGTGCAGCGCATCGACGAGGTCGTGGCTGACCCGCAGATCCAGGCGCGCAACATGGTCATCGAGCAGCAGCACCCGCGCTACGGTACGTTGCGCCTGCCCAACCTGCCGTTCCGCTTTTCTGACTGCGACACTACGATCCAC
- a CDS encoding MaoC family dehydratase has translation MSVVEKYWDDAREGDECISPTYTVTRERILAYADLTGDHTPVHVDEAYANASHFGCLVAHGLFGLSIADGLKTQCEYRFVPGMSLGWTWDFVLPIKVNDVLHVRMRVGAMRPSNSRPGWGIVVLPAELVNQHGEVVQRGEHRLMVPRRVQA, from the coding sequence ATGAGCGTGGTGGAAAAATACTGGGACGATGCCCGCGAAGGCGATGAATGCATCAGCCCCACCTACACCGTGACCCGCGAACGCATCCTGGCCTACGCCGACCTCACCGGTGACCACACCCCGGTGCATGTCGACGAGGCATACGCCAACGCAAGCCACTTCGGCTGCCTGGTTGCCCATGGCCTGTTCGGGCTGTCGATCGCCGACGGCCTGAAGACCCAGTGCGAATACCGCTTTGTGCCGGGCATGTCGCTGGGCTGGACCTGGGACTTCGTGCTGCCGATCAAGGTCAACGATGTGCTGCATGTGCGCATGCGCGTGGGGGCGATGCGCCCGAGCAACAGCCGTCCGGGCTGGGGCATCGTGGTGTTGCCGGCGGAACTGGTAAACCAGCACGGCGAAGTCGTGCAGCGTGGCGAGCACCGGCTGATGGTGCCCAGGAGAGTGCAGGCATGA
- a CDS encoding ketopantoate reductase family protein, which yields MKICILGAGALGCAIGAALSEAGHETWLLNRGRAHVEAMNLHGLRVQDQRGERQVRVNAACDAATVGVADLVVVLVKSFHTGEAIAGAGALIGPQTLVLSLQNGLGHEDILAETVGRERVLAGKTYVGGVLLAPGSIRAGVSGKHTFIGELDGKLTPRVQAIAEVFNGAGLATTVSDNILGTMWDKLLVNVATGALSAITMLSYGQLYSEPLLESTAKAAVAEAIAVAERAGIRLGLTRPDAAWRLAAEGLPASFRTSMLQSLEKGSVTEVDFINGAVVRWGQRYGVATPVNATLVACIKGIERAMADQQKGSNP from the coding sequence GTGAAAATCTGCATTCTGGGCGCCGGCGCCCTGGGTTGCGCCATAGGCGCGGCCTTGAGCGAGGCGGGGCATGAAACCTGGCTGTTGAACCGTGGCCGTGCACATGTCGAGGCGATGAACCTGCACGGGCTGCGCGTGCAGGACCAGCGCGGCGAGCGGCAGGTGCGGGTCAACGCGGCCTGCGACGCGGCAACCGTGGGCGTGGCCGACCTGGTGGTGGTGCTGGTCAAATCGTTCCACACCGGCGAGGCGATTGCCGGTGCCGGGGCGCTGATCGGGCCGCAGACGCTGGTGCTGTCTCTGCAGAACGGCCTTGGCCATGAAGACATCCTGGCCGAGACCGTGGGCCGTGAGCGAGTGCTGGCCGGCAAGACCTACGTCGGTGGCGTGCTGCTGGCGCCGGGGTCGATCCGTGCCGGTGTATCAGGCAAGCATACGTTCATCGGCGAGCTCGACGGCAAGCTGACGCCCCGTGTGCAGGCCATTGCCGAGGTATTCAACGGCGCCGGGCTCGCGACCACGGTCAGCGACAACATCCTGGGCACCATGTGGGACAAGCTGCTGGTCAATGTCGCGACCGGCGCGCTCAGCGCTATCACCATGCTCAGTTATGGCCAGCTCTACAGCGAGCCGCTGCTGGAAAGCACCGCCAAGGCGGCGGTGGCCGAAGCCATCGCCGTCGCTGAACGAGCAGGCATCCGCCTGGGCCTCACCCGCCCGGATGCTGCCTGGCGGCTGGCCGCCGAAGGCCTGCCGGCAAGCTTCCGTACCTCGATGCTGCAGAGCCTGGAGAAGGGCTCGGTCACCGAGGTCGATTTCATCAATGGCGCGGTCGTGCGCTGGGGGCAGCGCTACGGCGTGGCTACGCCGGTCAACGCGACCCTGGTGGCGTGCATCAAGGGGATCGAACGCGCCATGGCCGATCAGCAGAAGGGGAGTAACCCATGA
- a CDS encoding LysR family transcriptional regulator — MSTLDPLPDPKLLQLFDVLYQCRSVSRSAEQLGQSQPTVSIWLGRLREELNDPLFVRTPGGMAPTPRADQLIGPCREVLESLRRLTTWEPQFVAATAQRRFRLCVSDASHITLLPAILNHLRTHAPGIRLEAARIDGNTESALESGEADLAIGFVPWLGAGMYQQVLFEQDWVCLSNPQHPRLGQGMSVARYQDEGHVQISAGTGQRLLEAGLARAGIERRIMLALPGFLGLGMIVGSTDLVATLPRHIGQTLADMHGLQVNDCPFAVEGFTVKQHWHARYQQDSGNRWMREVVRALFQAGAG; from the coding sequence ATGAGCACGCTCGACCCCTTGCCCGACCCCAAGTTGCTGCAGCTGTTCGATGTGCTGTACCAGTGCCGCAGCGTGAGCCGTAGCGCCGAACAGCTCGGCCAGAGCCAGCCTACTGTGAGCATCTGGCTGGGGCGCTTGCGTGAAGAGCTGAACGACCCGCTGTTCGTACGCACGCCAGGTGGCATGGCCCCTACCCCGCGCGCCGACCAGTTGATCGGGCCGTGCCGCGAGGTGCTTGAGTCGCTGCGCCGCCTGACTACCTGGGAGCCGCAATTCGTTGCGGCCACGGCGCAACGGCGCTTTCGCCTGTGCGTCAGCGATGCCAGCCACATCACCTTGCTGCCCGCCATCCTCAACCACCTGCGTACCCACGCGCCCGGTATTCGACTGGAGGCGGCGCGCATAGATGGCAATACCGAAAGTGCGCTGGAGTCAGGCGAGGCGGACCTGGCGATCGGCTTTGTGCCTTGGTTGGGCGCCGGGATGTATCAGCAGGTGTTGTTCGAGCAGGACTGGGTCTGCCTGAGCAACCCACAACACCCTCGTCTGGGCCAAGGCATGAGCGTGGCGCGTTACCAGGACGAGGGGCATGTGCAGATCAGTGCCGGGACCGGGCAAAGGTTACTGGAGGCCGGTTTGGCGCGGGCAGGCATCGAACGCAGGATCATGTTGGCGCTACCGGGGTTCCTGGGCTTGGGGATGATTGTCGGGTCGACCGACCTGGTGGCCACGCTGCCACGGCACATCGGCCAGACACTGGCCGACATGCATGGTTTGCAGGTGAACGATTGCCCGTTTGCAGTGGAGGGGTTCACGGTCAAGCAGCATTGGCACGCGCGGTACCAGCAAGACAGCGGCAATCGCTGGATGAGGGAAGTGGTTCGGGCCTTGTTTCAGGCAGGTGCCGGTTAG